One Phaseolus vulgaris cultivar G19833 chromosome 2, P. vulgaris v2.0, whole genome shotgun sequence DNA window includes the following coding sequences:
- the LOC137812967 gene encoding MACPF domain-containing protein At1g14780: protein MGEDIVERALNSLGKGFDLTFDFRLKFCKGEERLVLLNETEKRELTVPGFGPISDVSGDIKCDKGDCTRYQSDILTFNQMSEFFNQKSSIPGRIPSGYFNTVFGFDECSWAIDAANTKCLGIDAFFIKLFSVHIDRYPLLLSHEVLQAVPSSWDPPALARFIENFGTHILVGLSIGGQDLVLVKQDVSSSLEPSELKGHLDELGNQLFTGTCSFLPRSKDQKYKVPQAFDVFGPQIVAFNCSTSVCTKDGISVICAKRGGDTQLRDHSEWLQTVLKKPDAVDFSFIPITSLLKGVPGKGFLSHAINLYLRYKPPMSDLPYFLDYQSHKLWAPIHNDLPLCPATNRTTSSPSLSFNLMGPKLYVNTSKVTAGKRPITGIRLFLEGMKCNRLAIHVQHLLNTPTMLNDKIEDTPLWSEEISDERFFEAINGKKFSHVCTAPVKYDPRWSSDKDVAFIVTGAQLYVKKHDSRSVLHLRLMFSKVSNFVVVKSSWTQGSSGLSQRSGIFSVISTSISGKDQKKPVVVLDSSVFPTGPPVPVQTQKMLKFVDTSQLCKGPQDSPGHWLVTGARLVLDKGKICLWAKFSLLNTAS from the exons ATGGGCGAAGACATTGTTGAGAGGGCGCTGAACAGTTTAGGAAAAGGTTTCGACTTGACTTTTGATTTCAGACTCAAGTTCTGCAAAGGAGAAGAACGTTTGGTTCTTCTCAACGAAACCGAGAAACGAGAGCTCACGGTGCCAGGTTTCGGACCCATCAGCGATGTCTCCGGCGACATCAAATGCGACAAGGGCGATTGCACCCGCTACCAATCGGACATCCTCACCTTCAATCAA ATGTCAGAGTTCTTCAACCAGAAGAGTTCGATCCCTGGGAGAATCCCATCTGGGTACTTCAACACCGTGTTTGGGTTTGATGAATGTTCCTGGGCAATCGATGCTGCTAACACCAAGTGTTTGGGTATTGATGCTTTTTTCATCAAACTCTTCAGTGTTCATATTGATCGCTACCCTCTTCTTCTCTCTCATGAAGTCCTTCAAGCTGTTCCTTCTTCCTGGGACCCCCCTGCACTTGCAAG ATTCATTGAGAATTTCGGCACACACATCCTTGTGGGGCTTAGCATTGGTGGCCAAGATTTAGTGTTGGTGAAGCAAGACGTGTCTTCCAGCTTGGAGCCATCAGAGCTGAAGGGCCACTTGGATGAACTTGGAAATCAATTATTCACTGGGACATGCAGTTTCCTTCCAAGGTCCAAAGACCAAAAATACAAG GTACCACAGGCTTTTGATGTCTTTGGTCCTCAAATTGTTGCCTTCAATTGCTCTACATCAGTTTGTACAAAAGAT GGAATTAGTGTGATATGTGCAAAGAGGGGTGGGGATACCCAACTGAGGGACCATAGTGAGTGGCTTCAGACAGTTCTAAAGAAACCAGATGCTGTTGATTTTAGCTTCATTCCCATCACTTCTCTTCTTAAAGGTGTTCCAGGCAAAGGCTTTCTATCCCATGCCATCAACCTCTACCTTCGAT ATAAGCCTCCCATGTCAGATTTACCCTACTTTCTTGACTATCAATCACACAAGCTTTGGGCTCCCATTCACAATGATCTTCCACTGTGTCCAGCCACAAACAGAACCACCTCCTCACCTTCTCTCAGTTTCAACTTGATGGGTCCCAAGCTTTATGTAAACACATCAAAG GTAACAGCTGGTAAAAGGCCAATCACAGGGATCCGTTTGTTTCTTGAGGGCATGAAATGCAACAG ATTAGCCATACACGTGCAACATCTATTGAACACTCCGACAATGCTTAACGACAAAATAGAAGACACCCCATTATGGTCAGAAGAAATCAGTGATGAACGTTTCTTTGAAGCAATCAATGGGAAGAAATTCTCCCATGTATGCACAGCACCAGTAAAATACGACCCCAGATGGAGCTCTGATAAAGATGTGGCCTTTATAGTCACAGGTGCCCAACTTTATGTGAAGAAACATGACTCAAGGAGTGTACTTCATCTGAGACTGATGTTCTCTAAGGTGTCTAATTTTGTAGTTGTGAAATCAAGTTGGACACAGGGCTCCTCTGGGTTATCACAGAGATCTGGCATTTTCTCAGTAATAAGCACATCAATTTCAGGTAAAGACCAGAAAAAACCAGTTGTAGTTTTGGATTCCAGTGTGTTTCCAACAGGACCTCCAGTGCCTGTGCAAACGCAAAAGATGTTGAAATTTGTAGACACTTCACAGTTGTGTAAAGGGCCACAAGATAGTCCTGGCCATTGGTTGGTCACTGGGGCAAGGTTGGTGTTGGACAAGGGTAAGATATGCTTATGGGCTAAGTTCTCTTTGTTAAATACTGCTTCCTGA
- the LOC137812969 gene encoding putative pentatricopeptide repeat-containing protein At3g23330: MSSTQSVTRRILRNPNTVVSTCQAKQLHAQIVKARATPHSHSLAWLCIIKCYVAHGLLRHSLAAFNLMRASGVCPHRHAFPSLLKASTLLKHFPLAQSLHASAIRLGFHFDLYTANALMNVYSKFHSHNVFDQFSQTLQYHNNYNNTNSDNNNFAVKIDCVRKVFDRMPVRDVVSWNTVIAGNAQNGMYEEALDMVREMGRQNLRPDSFTLSSVLPIFAEHVDVIKGKEIHGYAVRHGFDKDVFIGSSLIDMYAKCTHVELSVRAFYLLSNRDAISWNSIIAGCVQNGRFDQGLGFFRLMLTEKVKPMQVSFSSVVPACAHLTALNLGKQLHGYIIRLGFNGNKFIASSLVDMYAKCGNIKMARYIFDRIEMRERDMVSWTAIIMGCAMHGHALDAVSLFEMMLVDGVKPCYVSFIGVLTACNHSGLVDEGWKYFNSMKSEFGIAPGLEHYAAVADLLGRAGRLEEAYDFISNMAVEPTGSVWSALLAACRAHKNIELAEKVVDKVLLVDPENMGAYVMMSNIYSAAQRWRDAAKLRVNMRKKGLKKTPGCSWIEVGNKVHTFLAGDESHPYYDKINEALSILLEQMEKEGYVLDTKEVLHDVDEEHKRNLLRTHSERLAIAFGIISTTAGTTIRVIKNIRVCVDCHTAIKFMAKIVGREIIVRDNSRFHHFRNGSCSCGDYW; the protein is encoded by the coding sequence ATGAGTTCCACCCAAAGTGTAACGAGAAGAATCCTCCGGAACCCAAACACGGTGGTTTCAACGTGCCAAGCCAAACAGCTCCACGCGCAAATCGTGAAGGCCAGAGCAACGCCGCATTCTCACTCCCTCGCATGGCTCTGCATCATCAAATGCTACGTCGCTCACGGCCTCCTCCGCCACTCCCTCGCCGCCTTCAACCTCATGCGCGCTTCAGGCGTCTGCCCCCACCGCCACGCCTTCCCTTCCCTCCTCAAAGCCTCCACGCTTCTCAAACACTTTCCTCTCGCTCAGTCGCTCCACGCTTCCGCCATTCGCCTCGGCTTCCACTTCGATCTGTACACCGCCAACGCGTTGATGAACGTCTACTCCAAATTCCACTCTCACAACGTGTTCGACCAATTTTCCCAAACGCTCCAATACCataacaattataataatactaatagtgataataataattttgctgTGAAAATTGATTGTGTTAGAAAGGTGTTTGACAGAATGCCTGTGAGGGATGTTGTTTCGTGGAACACTGTTATTGCTGGGAATGCGCAGAATGGAATGTATGAAGAGGCGTTGGACATGGTTAGGGAAATGGGAAGGCAAAACTTGAGGCCTGATTCCTTTACTCTGTCTAGCGTTCTTCCTATTTTTGCGGAGCATGTTGATGTTATCAAAGGAAAGGAAATTCATGGCTATGCCGTTAGACACGGGTTTGACAAGGATGTTTTTATTGGAAGTAGTTTGATTGATATGTATGCGAAATGTACTCATGTGGAGCTCTCGGTTCGTGCCTTTTACCTCTTGTCCAATCGTGACGCCATTTCGTGGAACTCCATCATTGCTGGCTGTGTGCAGAATGGGAGATTTGACCAGGGGCTCGGGTTCTTTCGTCTGATGTTGACGGAGAAGGTGAAGCCAATGCAGGTTTCATTCTCGAGTGTTGTACCGGCTTGTGCTCACTTGACAGCATTGAACTTGGGGAAGCAACTTCACGGATATATAATTAGACTTGGGTTTAATGGTAACAAGTTTATAGCTAGCTCTTTGGTGGACATGTATGCCAAATGTGGTAATATTAAGATGGCTAGGTATATTTTTGACAGAATAGAGATGCGTGAGCGTGACATGGTTTCTTGGACTGCCATCATTATGGGATGTGCGATGCACGGGCATGCCCTTGATGCAGTTTCCTTGTTTGAGATGATGTTAGTTGATGGAGTGAAGCCCTGTTATGTGTCATTTATTGGTGTTTTAACTGCCTGTAATCATTCTGGGTTGGTGGATGAAGGATGGAAGTATTTTAATAGTATGAAATCGGAATTCGGTATTGCTCCTGGTTTGGAGCACTATGCTGCTGTTGCGGACCTTCTTGGTAGAGCTGGAAGATTGGAGGAAGCCTATGACTTTATTTCTAACATGGCTGTGGAACCAACGGGAAGTGTGTGGTCTGCATTGTTAGCTGCTTGTAGGGCTCATAAGAATATTGAACTGGCTGAAAAGGTTGTTGACAAAGTACTTTTGGTTGACCCTGAGAACATGGGGGCGTATGTTATGATGTCAAACATCTATTCAGCTGCCCAAAGATGGAGAGATGCTGCAAAATTGAGAGTTAACATGAGGAAAAAGGGCTTGAAGAAGACTCCTGGGTGCAGCTGGATTGAGGTTGGAAACAAAGTACACACTTTTCTGGCTGGAGATGAATCACATCCGTATTATGACAAAATAAATGAGGCGTTGAGTATTTTGTTGGAACAGATGGAGAAAGAAGGTTATGTCCTTGACACAAAGGAGGTGCTCCATGATGTTGATGAGGAACATAAACGGAACCTGTTACGCACCCACAGTGAGAGACTTGCGATAGCATTTGGCATCATTAGCACTACTGCTGGTACTACCATCCGTGTAATAAAGAACATCCGGGTGTGCGTGGATTGCCACACTGCAATTAAATTTATGGCAAAGATTGTTGGCAGGGAAATCATTGTAAGGGATAATAGCCGATTTCACCATTTTAGGAATGGGTCTTGTTCATGTGGAGATTATTGGTGA
- the LOC137812968 gene encoding probable phospholipid hydroperoxide glutathione peroxidase — protein sequence MNLLTFWNCISILFLLLAFFIYSHTYPSTPSLMAEESSKSIYDFTVKDIRGNDVSLNDFTGKVILIVNVASQCGLTQTNYKELNVLYDKYKNQGFEILAFPCNQFAGQEPGNNEEIQDVVCTRFKAEFPIFDKVEVNGKNAAPLYKFLKEQKGGIFGDGIKWNFTKFLVNKEGKVVERYAPTTSPLKIEKDIEKLLQS from the exons ATGAATTTGTTGACTTTCTGGAACTGCATATCTATCCTCTTTTTGCTTCTTgctttcttcatctattctcaCACCTACCCTTCAACTCCCTCTCTAATGGCTGAAGAATCTTCTAAATCCATTTACGATTTCACTGTCAAG GACATCCGTGGAAATGATGTGAGTCTGAATGATTTCACTGGGAAGGTTATACTGATTGTGAATGTTGCCTCACAATG TGGTTTGACACAGACAAATTACAAAGAATTGAATGTATTGTACGACAAGTACAAGAATCAAG GATTTGAAATCTTGGCATTTCCATGTAACCAGTTTGCTGGACAGGAACCAGGAAACAATGAAGAAATTCAGGATGTTGTTTGCACTAGGTTCAAGGCTGAATTCCCTATCTTTGATAAG GTTGAAGTCAATGGGAAGAATGCAGCACCACTTTACAAGTTTTTGAAAGAGCAGAAAGGTGGAATATTTGGAGATGGTATCAAGTGGAACTTCACAAAGTTCTTAGTAAACAAAGAAGGGAAAGTTGTGGAGAGATATGCACCTACCACCTCACCCTTGAAAATCGAG AAAGATATTGAGAAGCTCTTGCAGTCTTGA